Proteins encoded by one window of Arabidopsis thaliana chromosome 2, partial sequence:
- a CDS encoding Transducin/WD40 repeat-like superfamily protein (Transducin/WD40 repeat-like superfamily protein; CONTAINS InterPro DOMAIN/s: WD40 repeat 2 (InterPro:IPR019782), WD40 repeat, conserved site (InterPro:IPR019775), WD40 repeat (InterPro:IPR001680), G-protein beta WD-40 repeat, region (InterPro:IPR020472), WD40 repeat-like-containing domain (InterPro:IPR011046), WD40-repeat-containing domain (InterPro:IPR017986), WD40/YVTN repeat-like-containing domain (InterPro:IPR015943), WD40 repeat, subgroup (InterPro:IPR019781); BEST Arabidopsis thaliana protein match is: WD-40 repeat family protein / small nuclear ribonucleoprotein Prp4p-related (TAIR:AT2G41500.1); Has 51777 Blast hits to 23900 proteins in 752 species: Archae - 72; Bacteria - 7952; Metazoa - 19793; Fungi - 11419; Plants - 6109; Viruses - 0; Other Eukaryotes - 6432 (source: NCBI BLink).), whose translation MGPTELREARIEITKDFIKRAALRIQRENRRRNDPDEDKNAETKLALKHCKDMVLGSSKFGDDRPLTGCSLSRDGKILVTCSLSGVPKLWEVPQVTNKIVVLKGHKEHVTDVVFSSVDDECLATASTDRTEKIWKTDGTLLQTFKASSGFDSLARVWDLRTARNILIFQGHIKQVLSVDFSPNGYHLASGGEDNQCRIWDLRMRKLLYIIPAHVNLVSQVKYEPQERYFLATASHDMNVNIWSGRDFSLVKSLVGHESKVASLDIAVDSSSRKCFA comes from the exons ATGGGTCCAACAGAGCTTAGAGAGGCTAGAATAGAAATTACCAAAGATTTTATAAAGAGAGCTGCTCTAAGGATTCAGCGTGAAAATCGGCGAAGGAATGATCCAGATGAAGATAAAAATGCTGAGACTAAATTGGCTTTAAAGCATTGTAAAGACATGGTTCTTGGTTCTAGTAAATTTGGGGATGATCGTCCTCTTACTGGTTGCTCCTTATCACGAGATGGAAAAATACTCGTCACATGTTCTCTTAGTGGGGTTCCTAAATTGTGGGAGGTGCCTCAAGTTACAAACAAGATTGTTGTCTTGAAAGGTCATAAAGAACATGTAACTGATGTAGTGTTCTCGTCTGTGGATGATGAATGTCTAGCAACTGCTTCTACTGATCGAACTGAAAAGATATGGAAAACGGATGGAACACTTCTACAAACTTTTAAAG CTTCTTCGGGTTTTGATTCGCTTGCAAGAGTTTGGGATCTTCGTACGGCTAGGAATATTCTTATCTTCCAAGGACATATCAAACAGGTTCTCTCGGTGGATTTCTCTCCTAATGGTTATCATTTGGCATCTGGTGGTGAAGATAATCAATGCCGTATTTGGGATCTACGGATGAGAAAGTTGTTGTATATTATACCAGCTCATGTGAACCTCGTTTCTCAAGTAAAGTACGAACCACAAGAACGCTATTTCCTGGCTACTGCCTCACACGACATGAACGTTAATATATGGTCAGGTAGAGATTTCTCGCTTGTTAAAAGCTTAGTAGGACATGAGTCAAAAGTCGCATCTCTTGATATCGCTGTAGATAGCTCGTCTCGCAAGTGTTTCGCATGA